A single window of Sporosarcina sp. 6E9 DNA harbors:
- a CDS encoding DegV family protein — protein sequence MTKKPLAWIVDSTAYVSEELQQHPDFFSVPLNIHFGEKQYVDGVDLTPEQLYGKIKNAEEFPKTSQPSAGEFSERYKEIAENYEEAIAVHVSAKMSGTLASSQGGAEIAGFPITFVDSLSLSYGLTGLIQRGMEMHENGSTVLEIKAALDNMVGKCTNFILIGKLDQLYKGGRMSAAQFYLGSLLKVKPIVQISTEGELTAIDKVRSEKRALQYLIDKVADGHRAGVNKIYLMQGNVPEQAEHLKKLIIEQVPNVEVEIGDISSVLAVHAGEGTLAVLWYEE from the coding sequence GTGACAAAAAAACCATTAGCGTGGATTGTAGACAGTACTGCCTATGTTTCCGAGGAGCTACAACAACATCCGGATTTCTTTTCGGTGCCACTCAATATACATTTCGGAGAAAAGCAATACGTTGATGGCGTTGATCTAACGCCAGAGCAATTGTACGGGAAAATTAAGAATGCGGAAGAGTTTCCGAAAACGTCACAACCTTCCGCAGGCGAATTTTCTGAGCGATATAAAGAAATCGCTGAGAACTACGAAGAAGCAATTGCAGTCCATGTTTCCGCAAAAATGAGTGGTACGTTGGCATCTTCTCAAGGTGGAGCTGAAATTGCTGGTTTTCCAATCACATTTGTCGACTCCCTTTCCCTTTCCTATGGGCTTACAGGATTAATTCAACGTGGAATGGAAATGCATGAAAATGGTTCAACGGTTCTAGAAATTAAAGCAGCGTTAGACAACATGGTTGGTAAATGCACCAACTTCATTCTCATCGGTAAACTTGACCAATTATACAAGGGCGGACGCATGAGTGCTGCTCAGTTTTACTTAGGTAGTCTGTTAAAAGTGAAACCAATTGTTCAAATTTCCACAGAGGGAGAACTTACAGCAATCGATAAAGTACGTTCCGAAAAAAGAGCCTTGCAATATTTAATCGACAAAGTAGCTGATGGACACCGCGCTGGTGTTAATAAAATCTACTTGATGCAAGGAAATGTTCCAGAGCAAGCCGAGCATTTGAAAAAGCTGATTATAGAACAGGTACCTAATGTGGAAGTTGAAATCGGAGATATTAGTTCAGTGCTTGCCGTTCACGCCGGCGAAGGCACGCTTGCAGTTTTGTGGTATGAAGAATAA
- a CDS encoding amidase domain-containing protein, whose amino-acid sequence MYDRLAAVRYADKWWDGYNPAYPKFEVDDCTNYVSQCLRAGGAPMWGYPNRETGWWIGGGKWSLSWSTPHSLRWYLAGSKRGMTATQVGSAEELDLGDVIVYDFQNDGRYDHSTIVTAKNGLESLVNAHTYNVRHRTWDYKDSYAYRPNARYIFYKINDNFT is encoded by the coding sequence GTGTACGACCGGTTAGCTGCTGTGCGGTATGCGGATAAATGGTGGGATGGCTATAATCCAGCTTATCCGAAGTTCGAAGTTGACGACTGTACAAATTATGTTTCACAATGTCTGCGGGCGGGCGGGGCACCGATGTGGGGCTATCCAAATCGGGAAACGGGATGGTGGATTGGCGGCGGTAAATGGAGTTTGAGTTGGTCGACGCCGCATTCACTTAGATGGTATCTTGCAGGATCCAAACGCGGTATGACAGCAACACAGGTTGGCTCTGCAGAAGAGTTGGATCTCGGCGATGTCATCGTCTATGATTTTCAAAACGACGGTAGATATGACCATTCAACGATTGTGACTGCGAAAAATGGCTTAGAGTCGCTTGTCAATGCGCATACGTATAATGTGAGGCATCGCACTTGGGACTATAAAGACTCGTATGCATACAGGCCGAATGCCAGATATATCTTTTACAAGATCAATGATAACTTCACGTGA
- a CDS encoding DUF2804 domain-containing protein, whose protein sequence is MQHFEREITEPVLLCDDKGLLNPEAIGFSRRPLITSNLSKNFMRKKKWNSWCVFGEDILFSATITHLDYAAVCFVYVLNFETARFFEKRITIPGGRRVKLFEDVLDSIKFVDDTMSIQMIHLQNETHLSVSIPDFDNDVLHADLHIFHPPEDETLNVVIPKNRNIYQFTAKQHILPTNGFVKIGEQRYDFNADYSFSVLNFGRGIWPRHASWNWAMASQRLGGRRIGLNFGGQWTDGTGMTENAIFVDGQMTKVHEDVLFTYDDQRYMKPWKIKTKFTDNINLTFTPFFERISKTDAKLFRTEVNQLIGYFNGHVRLQDDSILHIRQMLGCAEDHIAKW, encoded by the coding sequence ATGCAACATTTTGAAAGAGAAATTACTGAACCTGTTCTTCTTTGTGATGATAAAGGGCTCCTTAACCCAGAAGCAATTGGCTTTTCCCGGCGTCCGTTAATCACAAGTAATTTAAGCAAAAACTTTATGAGAAAGAAAAAGTGGAATTCTTGGTGCGTTTTCGGAGAAGATATTCTGTTTTCCGCCACCATTACCCATCTTGATTACGCGGCGGTTTGCTTCGTGTATGTACTAAACTTTGAAACGGCACGATTTTTCGAAAAACGAATTACAATTCCCGGCGGTCGAAGAGTAAAGCTGTTCGAAGATGTACTGGATAGCATCAAATTCGTTGACGATACGATGTCCATTCAAATGATTCACCTTCAAAATGAAACCCATCTTTCCGTTTCCATACCAGATTTCGATAATGACGTCCTTCACGCTGACCTTCACATCTTTCATCCACCAGAAGATGAAACGCTGAACGTTGTCATTCCAAAAAATCGTAATATCTATCAATTTACAGCGAAGCAACACATATTACCGACGAATGGATTTGTTAAGATTGGCGAACAGCGGTATGACTTTAACGCCGACTATAGTTTTTCGGTGCTTAATTTCGGTCGCGGGATTTGGCCGCGCCATGCGAGTTGGAATTGGGCAATGGCATCCCAACGTTTAGGGGGGCGTCGCATTGGACTTAACTTCGGTGGCCAATGGACGGATGGGACCGGAATGACCGAAAATGCGATTTTTGTTGATGGTCAGATGACAAAAGTGCATGAGGATGTGCTTTTCACTTATGATGATCAGCGTTATATGAAGCCATGGAAAATCAAAACAAAATTTACGGATAATATTAATTTAACGTTTACACCTTTTTTCGAACGAATCTCCAAAACAGATGCCAAGTTATTTCGTACAGAGGTGAATCAACTAATCGGATATTTCAATGGTCACGTACGTTTACAAGACGACTCGATTCTACATATTCGTCAAATGCTCGGTTGCGCCGAAGATCATATTGCAAAATGGTAA
- a CDS encoding YusW family protein: MTTIFASVLLIVGCGNNNKSSVESRDEPTISAEVEDPAGSLFHGAGYGLLDFDLEIDIDGKDAIDIEYKVDKKNDTFKAEYKNNIENFDLKDEDAMNAINEFFMDVKLAKDRPKEQVIREMLEYLNIEDYSKFDLEVTFDDNTTFTVQESN; encoded by the coding sequence ATGACAACCATTTTCGCAAGTGTTTTACTAATTGTTGGTTGTGGAAATAACAATAAAAGTTCTGTTGAAAGCAGAGATGAACCAACTATATCCGCTGAGGTTGAAGACCCGGCCGGTTCACTTTTTCATGGTGCTGGCTACGGCTTGTTAGACTTTGATCTTGAGATCGACATCGATGGAAAAGACGCCATAGATATTGAGTACAAAGTAGATAAAAAGAACGATACATTCAAAGCTGAATACAAGAATAACATTGAGAACTTTGATTTAAAAGATGAAGATGCTATGAATGCCATCAATGAGTTCTTTATGGATGTTAAATTGGCTAAAGATAGACCCAAGGAACAAGTAATTAGGGAAATGCTTGAATATCTAAACATAGAGGATTATTCAAAATTTGACCTTGAAGTAACATTCGACGACAATACCACTTTTACTGTCCAAGAAAGTAATTAG
- a CDS encoding ABC transporter ATP-binding protein: MLRAIRKPFGYEPILTKEDIKGPGRKKGERASNWKFVLHQIWKLVDEQRALLLTVLALVFVSSALTLLGPFMVGKIIDRHIVTSQFDGLGAKIGILITVYIGLSASMYFQNYWMVGIAQQTIYRLRTNLFSHLQKLPVTFFDKRQHGELMSRMTNDIENVSQTLNTSFIQVFSSILTLTGTIALMLYLSPLLTLLTMIIIPIMFIALRWITRRTGKLFKEQQQAVGALNGMIEETISGQRIVKAFSQEERVMEEFTEKSDRLRRTGFWALTYSGFIPKVMNMLNNASFAVVAGVGGILALKGDGLVTIGTIVIFSELARQFTRPLNDLANQFNTVLSALAGAERVFNIMNEPIEEDHATEHKDTILKGDVEFRNVSFGYAVDTDGYTIKDVSFHVKAGETAAMVGATGAGKTTIMQLLARFYEVNKGEIYIDGIPISELPRQTLRSQTAFVLQDPFLFEATVFENIRYGKLDATDEEVIEAAKKANAHSFISRLEDGYDTVLTADGGEISQGQKQLLSIARALVADPAILLLDEATSSIDTVTELEIQEALDRLMEGRTSFVIAHRLNTVRKADTVYVLEQGELIESGNQTELIERQGVYYDMLLDSKI; this comes from the coding sequence ATGTTACGCGCGATTCGTAAACCTTTTGGTTATGAGCCGATTTTAACGAAAGAAGATATTAAAGGTCCCGGCAGAAAAAAAGGAGAACGAGCGAGTAACTGGAAGTTTGTTCTTCATCAAATCTGGAAACTCGTCGATGAACAACGTGCGCTTTTACTGACTGTTCTAGCGCTAGTTTTCGTCAGCTCGGCTTTAACGCTTTTAGGCCCTTTCATGGTTGGGAAAATCATTGACAGGCATATTGTCACTTCGCAGTTTGATGGGCTCGGCGCGAAAATAGGCATTCTTATCACAGTCTACATCGGTTTATCGGCATCCATGTATTTCCAAAACTATTGGATGGTCGGTATTGCACAACAAACGATTTACCGTCTGCGAACAAATTTATTTTCTCACTTGCAAAAGTTGCCGGTCACATTTTTTGATAAACGACAACACGGCGAGTTAATGAGCCGAATGACAAACGACATAGAAAACGTTAGCCAGACATTGAATACATCTTTCATTCAAGTGTTCTCGAGTATTCTTACATTGACGGGAACGATTGCGTTGATGCTTTACTTAAGTCCGCTGCTTACGTTATTGACGATGATTATCATCCCAATTATGTTTATCGCGCTACGTTGGATTACACGTCGAACAGGTAAGCTTTTTAAAGAACAGCAACAAGCCGTTGGGGCATTAAATGGAATGATAGAAGAAACGATTTCCGGACAACGCATTGTCAAAGCATTTTCACAAGAAGAGCGTGTCATGGAAGAATTTACAGAAAAAAGTGATCGTCTCCGTCGCACGGGATTTTGGGCATTGACCTATTCGGGTTTTATTCCAAAAGTCATGAATATGCTTAACAATGCTAGTTTTGCAGTCGTTGCAGGGGTTGGCGGAATACTAGCATTAAAAGGAGATGGACTCGTTACAATCGGGACGATTGTGATTTTCTCTGAGTTGGCGCGTCAGTTCACGCGGCCATTGAATGATTTGGCCAACCAATTTAATACTGTATTATCAGCGCTTGCTGGAGCAGAACGCGTTTTTAATATTATGAATGAACCCATTGAAGAAGATCATGCGACGGAACATAAAGACACAATTCTAAAAGGCGACGTCGAATTTAGAAATGTATCATTCGGGTATGCAGTTGATACAGACGGCTATACGATTAAGGATGTTTCATTTCATGTGAAAGCCGGAGAAACAGCGGCGATGGTTGGCGCAACCGGGGCAGGGAAGACAACAATTATGCAATTGCTCGCACGGTTTTACGAGGTTAATAAGGGTGAAATTTATATTGATGGCATCCCGATTAGCGAATTACCGAGACAAACGCTTCGTAGTCAAACTGCATTCGTTCTGCAAGATCCATTTTTATTCGAAGCGACTGTTTTTGAAAATATACGTTACGGGAAATTGGATGCCACGGACGAAGAGGTTATTGAAGCGGCGAAAAAAGCGAATGCGCATAGTTTTATTAGTCGTTTGGAAGACGGTTACGATACCGTTCTCACTGCCGACGGAGGAGAGATATCGCAAGGACAGAAACAATTGCTGTCAATCGCGCGCGCACTTGTGGCAGATCCTGCCATCTTGCTACTTGATGAAGCGACAAGTAGTATCGACACAGTGACTGAACTTGAAATCCAAGAAGCGCTTGATCGGTTGATGGAGGGTCGAACAAGCTTCGTCATCGCGCATAGGCTGAATACGGTTCGCAAAGCGGACACGGTATATGTCCTGGAACAAGGCGAACTAATCGAATCAGGCAATCAAACGGAGTTGATTGAGCGCCAAGGTGTTTATTACGACATGTTGTTGGATTCGAAAATCTAA